The following is a genomic window from Adhaeribacter radiodurans.
TTTAGGTAAGTGTGCATCTTTGGGGTACACGATCTTTATCTCCATTTCTTCTGAATTTTTCAATTCTTTTATACGCACCCGCGAATTCATGGTAATAATGTCTTTTTGAATTTGCTCCGACGCAATTACTTTGGCTCTTTTTAATACAGTGCTCAAAGCTTTAATAATTTGCGGTCCGCGAGTAATATGAACCAGTTGCACCAAACTTTGCAACCGCAGATAATCCCGATCTGTTATATATATATTGTTCATGATTTTAAGTAGTTAATAAGTGATTTTCACGGGTCGTTTTGCTGGTGGAGTAGGCAAATATTCCTCATGATTGTTTTTTTTAA
Proteins encoded in this region:
- the rnk gene encoding nucleoside diphosphate kinase regulator → MNNIYITDRDYLRLQSLVQLVHITRGPQIIKALSTVLKRAKVIASEQIQKDIITMNSRVRIKELKNSEEMEIKIVYPKDAHLPKGRISVLAPVGTAVLGCKVGDEIDWLLPQGTVTYKIEELIYQPEAGGDLDL